One genomic region from Thermoanaerobaculia bacterium encodes:
- a CDS encoding sensor histidine kinase, whose amino-acid sequence MPTPDSSVHGSGSFHQAEKDLLLWALTERVKELTALHAVARLLHNHDRKPAELLQEIVMQIPPAWQYPEITAAHISVGEVEVFTPSFKKTPWMQTETFRTRNGRSGRIEVAYLEEKPPASDGSFLDEESALIQSLAQMLQSYFERYEAEEDLRHSNAQLEHKIRERTTELSQTNAALLEEIAERQRVEENNRRLASQLALAEEREKRAIASNLHDHIGQALAILKGRLTRLQSNAMFTGMEADLEESRSLLDKIIQATRTLTFEISPPVLYDLGLEAALEWLSKQFRQKHGLIIKITSAGFSQPLQDDLKITLFRSVQELLINVSKHAQASLVKIQLQWDKDLLRMTVTDDGVGIEPQQIAANRFRDSGFGLFSIRERMVALGGNLDILRGEKNGSIFILSIPLSPVTREEEFK is encoded by the coding sequence ATGCCAACTCCTGATTCTTCAGTTCATGGTTCCGGTTCCTTCCATCAGGCCGAAAAGGATCTTCTCCTCTGGGCCTTAACGGAAAGGGTGAAAGAACTGACCGCGCTTCATGCCGTAGCGCGTCTTCTCCACAACCATGACAGAAAACCCGCGGAACTGTTGCAGGAGATCGTTATGCAAATTCCTCCGGCCTGGCAATACCCGGAAATTACAGCTGCCCACATCTCCGTTGGTGAAGTGGAAGTGTTCACACCCTCGTTTAAAAAAACTCCCTGGATGCAGACGGAAACGTTTAGAACGCGCAACGGCCGATCCGGACGGATTGAGGTGGCTTACCTGGAAGAAAAACCGCCTGCATCCGATGGTTCGTTTCTTGACGAAGAGTCGGCCCTGATCCAATCACTGGCCCAGATGCTCCAATCTTACTTTGAACGTTATGAGGCAGAGGAGGATCTCAGACATTCTAATGCGCAGCTGGAGCACAAAATCCGGGAGCGCACGACAGAACTCAGCCAGACAAATGCGGCACTGCTGGAAGAAATTGCAGAAAGACAAAGAGTGGAAGAAAACAACCGCCGCCTTGCATCTCAGCTTGCCCTGGCGGAGGAACGGGAAAAACGTGCCATAGCCTCAAATCTGCACGATCACATCGGGCAGGCACTCGCAATTTTGAAAGGAAGACTGACCCGGCTTCAATCCAATGCCATGTTCACCGGAATGGAAGCGGACCTTGAAGAATCGAGATCGCTCCTGGACAAAATCATTCAGGCGACACGGACATTAACATTTGAGATCAGCCCTCCTGTACTTTATGATCTCGGGTTGGAGGCAGCCCTGGAATGGCTTTCCAAGCAGTTCAGGCAGAAACATGGGTTAATAATCAAGATTACATCAGCAGGATTTTCCCAGCCTTTACAAGATGACTTGAAAATAACCCTATTTCGTTCTGTTCAGGAACTACTGATCAATGTATCCAAGCATGCCCAGGCAAGCCTCGTCAAGATTCAGCTCCAGTGGGACAAGGACCTTCTTCGTATGACGGTAACTGATGACGGTGTGGGAATTGAGCCGCAACAGATTGCGGCCAACCGCTTTAGAGACAGTGGATTTGGACTATTCAGTATCCGTGAAAGAATGGTAGCACTGGGAGGAAACCTGGATATTCTCAGGGGTGAGAAGAATGGATCTATCTTTATCCTCTCCATTCCTCTCTCCCCGGTCACACGTGAGGAGGAATTCAAATGA
- a CDS encoding response regulator transcription factor, with amino-acid sequence MTLRILLADDHKIVLDGLTSMLEKSSSVSTVKQALDGLAAVKMAEEFSPDIAIIDISMPGMNGIEVTRRILAIHPETKIIILSMHADGRYISAALKEGAMGYLLKESAFDELTEAIRSVVRGQVFLSTAITDTVVKDYLRYLVQEKASVFSVLSAREREILQMISEGISTKQIAKELDVSVKTVETHRKNIMDKLDIHSIAELTKYAIREGITSL; translated from the coding sequence ATGACCCTTCGTATACTCCTTGCAGACGATCACAAGATTGTTCTGGACGGTCTGACGAGCATGCTTGAAAAATCGTCATCGGTCTCAACTGTGAAACAGGCACTGGATGGACTGGCCGCTGTGAAGATGGCTGAAGAATTCTCACCTGATATTGCAATTATTGATATATCCATGCCCGGTATGAATGGAATTGAAGTCACCCGAAGAATCCTTGCCATTCATCCGGAGACAAAGATCATCATCCTTTCCATGCATGCAGACGGACGGTATATTTCCGCGGCCCTGAAAGAAGGAGCCATGGGCTACCTCCTGAAAGAGTCAGCTTTTGATGAACTCACCGAAGCCATCCGGTCCGTCGTAAGAGGACAGGTTTTCTTAAGCACTGCAATTACGGATACGGTTGTTAAGGATTACCTTCGCTATCTCGTTCAGGAAAAAGCCTCTGTCTTTTCCGTTTTGAGTGCCCGGGAACGGGAAATCCTCCAGATGATTTCTGAAGGAATATCGACGAAACAAATTGCAAAAGAGCTTGATGTATCTGTAAAAACAGTGGAAACGCACCGCAAAAACATCATGGACAAACTGGACATCCATTCAATCGCCGAATTGACCAAGTATGCTATACGGGAAGGCATCACCTCCCTGTAA
- a CDS encoding ammonium transporter yields MFDTGNTGFMLVATSLVMLMTPGLAFFYGGLVGRKNVLAIMIQSFVSMGWTSVLWFICGYSLCFSGDVGGIIGNLNMAFLHGVDPMAVLSASNNIPLLVFVAYQMMFAIITPALITGAFTNRIRFSAYLFFLTVWLLFVYFPAVHMIWGGGILQQWGVLDFAGGIVVHAIAGMAALASVFFVGKRKTIEKGPHSIPLVALGTGLLWFGWYGFNAGSELAVDQITALAFVNTDIAASFAAITWLILAWVLEKKPKFLGLLTGSIAGLATITPAAGFVTVPTAVLIGIIAGIVCYGAITLKNKMGWDDALDVWGVHGVGGTLGIILLGLFATTTVNAAGADGLFYGNSTFFVKQLVAVVGFSLYAFIFTYIALVVIDKITPVRISKEEEDLGLDAVLHGEEAYLHD; encoded by the coding sequence ATGTTTGACACGGGCAATACGGGATTTATGCTTGTAGCTACCAGCCTTGTCATGCTCATGACACCGGGGCTGGCTTTCTTTTACGGAGGTCTCGTCGGCCGAAAGAACGTCCTGGCGATCATGATCCAGAGTTTTGTTTCCATGGGCTGGACATCCGTACTCTGGTTCATTTGCGGATATTCCCTATGTTTCTCTGGAGATGTCGGTGGGATTATTGGGAATCTGAACATGGCCTTTCTACATGGAGTAGACCCCATGGCCGTGTTATCTGCTTCCAACAATATTCCTCTGCTTGTCTTTGTCGCCTATCAAATGATGTTTGCCATTATTACACCGGCACTGATTACCGGGGCGTTCACAAACCGAATACGATTTTCCGCCTATCTCTTCTTTTTGACCGTCTGGCTTCTCTTTGTCTATTTTCCAGCCGTTCATATGATCTGGGGGGGTGGAATCCTCCAGCAGTGGGGAGTTCTGGACTTCGCCGGCGGTATCGTCGTACATGCGATTGCCGGGATGGCGGCCCTTGCCTCGGTATTCTTCGTTGGCAAAAGAAAAACCATAGAAAAGGGCCCTCACAGTATTCCGCTCGTAGCACTGGGCACAGGGCTTCTCTGGTTTGGATGGTATGGCTTTAACGCAGGAAGTGAACTTGCGGTAGACCAGATCACGGCTCTGGCTTTCGTCAATACCGACATTGCAGCTTCATTTGCTGCCATCACATGGCTGATCCTGGCCTGGGTTCTTGAGAAAAAACCGAAATTCCTCGGACTTCTCACAGGTTCAATTGCGGGTCTGGCAACGATCACACCCGCCGCCGGGTTTGTAACGGTACCCACGGCAGTGCTCATCGGGATCATCGCCGGTATCGTCTGCTACGGAGCCATAACCCTGAAAAACAAGATGGGCTGGGACGATGCACTGGATGTCTGGGGGGTGCACGGCGTGGGAGGTACCCTGGGCATTATCCTGCTGGGCCTCTTCGCCACAACAACTGTTAACGCTGCAGGAGCGGACGGCCTCTTCTACGGCAACTCGACGTTCTTCGTCAAACAGCTGGTTGCGGTAGTAGGATTCAGCCTGTATGCTTTTATCTTCACCTACATCGCTCTCGTTGTGATCGATAAAATTACGCCGGTCAGAATTTCGAAGGAAGAAGAAGATCTTGGCCTCGATGCCGTGCTCCACGGCGAAGAAGCCTATCTTCATGACTGA